DNA from Hyalangium minutum:
TTCACCTTCGCGGTGCAGCCGGGCCTGCGCATCTTCATGAGCAAGATCGAGCCGCTGCTGCGGCTCAGGAGCATCCCCACCCGGCGGATTACAGGCATCGCCGTGCTCGGCGCGCCGCCGGGGCCAATGACGCGCTACATGATGTTGGCCGACAACATGGAGCCGGACGTGGTGCGCAAGGCGATGGCCAACGTGCCCGCCGACATCGCCGGGGGCGTAGTGCGGCAGTTCGCCCGGTGGATTACCACGCACAGCTTCACCTCGTATGACGGGAGCTTCGACTACCAGGTGCCGCTGTCCGAGGTGCGCACGCCCTTCCTGCTGCTGGCGGGGAGCCGGGACTTGCTGGCGCCGCCGCTGGCGGTGGCTCGGGCGAAGGAGCACCTCGGCGGGCCGGTGAAGCTCGTGGTCGCGGGCCGGGCGCACGGCTTCGCGGAGGACTACGGGCACGCGGACCTGGTGCTGGGCCGCCGCGCGCCGGACGAAATCTTCCCGCTGGTGGAGACGTTCCTCTCCGCGAACGCGACGCGCGCCTGACGCCTCGTGGCACCGGTTGTCCAGGCCCGCTCGCCGTGCTAGCCCGAGCGCCCGCCTCCATGCCTTCTGCCCTTCGCTCCCTGCTTCTGCTCACGCTGCCGCTGGTGGCGTGCGAGCGCGCGCCCGCCCCGGGACGCGCCGAGGTGGACGTGCGCCACACGCGCGAGGAAGCCGGCACTCCGGTGGCGCGCTGGCAGGGGGACATGCTCACCGCCGAGGCGCTGGAGCAGCGCTTCCTGGAGATGAGCCCCGCCCTGCGCGAGCGCTACCAGACGCCCGAGGCCAAGCGCGAGTACGTGGAGAGCGTGGCCCGCTTCGAGCTGCTGGCGCGCGAGGCGCTCGAGCGGGGGCTGCAGAATGACCCCGAGGTGCTGGCCAGCTTCAAGCGGGCCCTGGTGAGCCGGTTGACCCGCCAGCAGCTGGAGAAGGCCGACGTCACGGTGACCGACGCCGAGGTGGCCGAGGCCTATGCGAAGGAGCGGGACAGCTTCTCGCGGCCCGCCCAGGTGCGCCTGTCGCACGTCTTCCTGGCGGCGCCTCGCGGAGATGCGGCCCGGGTGGCCACGGTTCGTGCCCGAGCCGAGGCGCTGATGAAGCAGATCCGCGCGCTGCCTCCCGCTGACTTCAAGTCCTTCGGGCAGGTGGCCCGGGAGCAGAGCGAGGAGCCTCGCACCCAGCCGCTGGATGGGGACATGCGCTTCCTCTCCGACGAGGCGCTCGCTCGCGCGTATGGCCCCGAGGTGCTCGCGGCGGCACGTGAGCTGAAAGAGTCGGGCGATGTGGTGGGGCCGGTGCAGACAGAGCAGGGCTTCCACCTCCTCAAGCTGAACGGACGGCTGCCCGCGGTGGACCTCTCCTTGGAGGAGGTACGCGAGCAGCTCACCCAGCGGCTTCGAGGCCTGAAGCAGAACCGAGCCTGGGCGGACTTCCTGGAGGGCTTGGAGCGCCGCCAGGGGCTCTCCGTGGACGCGGCAGCGCTGGCGCGGGTGCCGGTGGACATGTCCGCGCCCATGCGTGCGCCCTTGGGGCCGCTGCCGGGGACGGTGCCCGCCCCCTATGCCTCTGAGGGGGAAATGCCATGAAGGCTACCTTGCCGGGCGCTCAGGCGTGGGCCACCGTTGCCCTTCTCTCGCGTCCCTCGTAGAGGAGAGCTTGCATGCGCCCCTTTCCTACCCGCACTTCTCCGCTCCTCCTCGTGACCCTGGCGCTCGGCACCCTGGGCGCGGTGGGCTGCAACAAGCCGCCCGAGGCGGAGCCCGATGCCAACGTGGTGGCCACGGTGAATGGCGAGGGGGTGCGCCGCGCCGACTTCGAACAGGAGCTGACGCGGGAGCTGTCCTCCTCCGAGGGCCCCGAGCTCACGCCCGAGGAGGTAGAGCCCTTCAAGCGGGCGCTGCTGGACAGCATCGTGAAGCGGCTGCTGCTGTTGCAGGAGGCGAAGCAGCACAACATCACCGTGACGCCGGAGGAGGTGGACCGGCAGATGCTGCGGCTGACGGGCGACTACCCCACGGACAGCTTCAGCGACGCGCTGGCACAGGGGCAGCTGTCGCTGGCCGAGCTGCGGGCGCGCGAGTCCCAGCGGCTCATCATCGAGAAGCTCTTCGCGAACCACGTGTACGCGCGCGTGGCGGTGACGGAGGAGGAGCTGCGCGCGTACTTCACGGCCCACGAGGCGGAGTTCCAGGAGCCGGAGGAGGTCCACGCGGCGCAGTTGGTGGTGAAGGGGCTGGACGAGGCCAAGCGGGTGCAGGCACTGCTGAAATCGGGGAAGAAGTTCGCGGATCTGGCGCGGCGCTACTCGCTGAGCGCGGACGCGAAGGTGGGCGGGGACTTGGGGTTCTTCCCGCGTGGGCAGATGCCGAAGGCGTTCGATGACGTGGTGTTCAACATGCGGCCGGGACAGGTGTCGGACGTGGTGTCCACGGAGTACGGCTTCCACCTGTTCAAGGTCATCGAGTTCAAGCCGGGCCGGAAGCGGGACCTCGCGGAGGTGCGAGGGCAGATCGAGGCGCGCATCGTGATGCTCAAGCAGTCCGAGGCGCAGGAGGCCTTCGAGAAGGAACTGCAGGAGAAGGCCAAAATCTGGGTGAACGAGGCAGCACTGCAGACCATCCGTGGCAAGCCTGTGCCGCAGGCCCCGGCGGCGGAGTAGAACAGAGTTCGAGCCCCGGCAGGGCCTGGGGCGCATCCGAGGGATTGAGATGAAGACGTGGCTGGGAGTCATCGCGGTGGCCGTGCTGGTGGTGGCGGGGGCGGCGCGCGCGGAGCTGGTGGACAAGGTGGCGGCGGTGGTGAACCGCGACATCATCGCACTGTCCGAGGTGCAGCAGCGGGCCTCGCCGGAGCTGGCGCGGCTGACGGAGCGGGATCCGCGCAAGCGCACCGAGCAGCGCAACCAGGTGATGAAGCTGGCGCTGGACCAGCTCATCGCGGAGAAGCTGGTGGAGGCGGAGGTGAAGGAGCTGGGGTTGACGTCCTCGGCCTCGGAGATCGACGAGGCGATGGCGGACGTGCAGCGGCAGAACAGCATCACGGATCCGGCGCAGTTCGAGCAGTTGCTGGCGCGCGAGGGCTACACGCTGAAGACCTACAAGGAGTTCCTCGGCAAGCAGATTGCGCGCGGCAAGCTCATGCAGCTGAAGGTGTCGTCGAAGATCAAGGTGTCCGAGGAGGACCTGAAGGCGGCCTACGCGCAGTACGCGAAGAACGAGGGCGAGGACGTGGAGGTGCACGCGCGGCACATCCTGGTGTCGGTGGATCCGAAGGCGACGCCGGAGGAGGTGGAGGCGGCGCGGAAGAAGGCGCTGACCATCATGGAGGAGGCGCGGCGGCCGGGGATGGACTTCTCGTCGCTGGCGAAGGCGCGCAGCGAGGGCCCGAGCAAGGAGGACGGTGGAGACCTGGGCTTCTTCCGGCGCGGAGTGATGGTGCCGGCGTTCGAGAAGGCGGCGTTCTCGCTGAAGGAGGGCGAGGTGAGCGAGCCAATCCGCACCAACTTTGGATGGCACGTGCTGAAGGTGGAGGAGCGGCGAGCGGTGGGGGTGGCGGACTACGAGGAGCTGCGGCCGAAGCTGGAGATGCAGCTGCGGCAACAGAAGACGGAGAAGTTCGTCGACCAGTACGTGCAGGAGCTGAAGAAGAAGGCCGTCATCGAGGTGAAGCTCTGAGCACCCAGCATGTGCCGGTGGTGGGTATCTCCCTGGGCGATGTGTCCGGCATCGGCCCAGAGGTGACGGCAGCGGCGCTGGCGCTGCCTCGGGTGCGCCGGGAGCTGGTGCCAGTGGTGTTCGGAGACGGCCCCACGCTGGCGCGCTTTCCGATCTTCAAGAAGTACGCGCGCGCCACTCCGGAGACACTGAGCCGGGCCACGGGCCCCACCGTGTGCGAGGTATCCACGCTGGCCGAGAAGGATCGCCGGCCGGGCAAGCCCTCCGCGGCAGGAGGGCGCGCCCAGTACACTTATGTGACGGCGGCCATCGAGGCCGCGCGCGCCGGGCACGTCGATGCGCTGTGCACAGCACCGGTGTCCAAGGAGCAGATTTCCCGCGCGGGGATTCCCTTCATGGGACACACCGAGGTGCTGGCAGAGGCATTCGGCGTCGAGGTGCTGATGCTGATGGATGGGCCTCGGGTGCGCATCGCACTGGCCACCAACCACGTGCCCGTGTCCGCGCTGCCCCAGCTGCTGACGGTGGAGAAGCTCACGGAGCAGCTCGTGCTGCTGTCGCGAGAGCTGAAGCCCGTGGTGGGACGCCGCCCGCGCATCGCGGTGCTGGGCCTCAATCCCCACGCGGGCGAGGGCGGGCTCTTGGGGCGCGAGGAAGTGGAGATCATCTCTCCCGCCATCCAGCAAGCCCGGAAGGCGCGGGTGGATGCGCACGGACCGATTCCCGCGGATGGCCTGTTCGCGCGGCCGGATGACATCCCCTACGACGCGGTGCTGGCCATGTACCACGACCAGGGCCTCATCCCCGCCAAGGCCCTGGACTTCGAGCGCACCGTGAACGTGACGCTGGGACTCCCGGTGCCTCGCACGTCGCCAGACCACGGCACCGCGTACTCGCTCGCGGGCACGGGCAAGGCCAGCCGCGTGCCCATGGTGGAGGCGCTGCTCAAGGCAGCGCTCCTGGCTCGGGCCAGGCTCAGAAGATGAAGGGGAAGCGGATCGCCCCCATCTGAGTCCGGTGCTTCGGGAACTTCCACCCGCGCACCACGTCTTCGACGCAGGTCGCCAGCGCGGTCCCCTTCAACGCCTTCGTCTCCATCGTGGCCTGCTGGGTGGAGCCGCTCGGCAGGATGAACCACCGCACCATGAACTTGCCCCCGCTCAGCCCGGGGATCGCCTCCTTGTGCCGCTGGATGCAAGAGGAGATGGCCGGCTGGTTCGCGATCACCACCTGCTGGATGTCATCGGGCGCGAGCGTCTCCGGGAGGTTCGCGTCCGGATCCGGAGGAACCCACACCGACTTCACACGCGTGGACTCCGGCTTCTTCTGGATCGCATCCTTCGTGAAGCCCAGCTTCCGCGCGAACTCCTCGTCGAACTCGGAGCCGTCATCGGCTTCGCTCTGTGGCGCCGGAGGAGGCTCAGCCTTCGCCACCACCGGAGCACGTGTCTCCTGCGGCGGCTGAAGCACCGGAAGCTCTTCCTCCTCGGCATCCTCTAGGGACGGGTCCTCGAGCTGGCGCCGAGCCTCCACGGCCGGAGCCCTCCGCGCTTGGACCTTCTCACGTGACGGGAGCGCCTCGGCCTTCACGGAGGTGCCCACCGGCCCCGGGCTTCGCGACACCGAGGCCCCGGCCTTGTCACCGGGAACCACCGCCCCCGGAACAGGCACCGGCACGGCGTGCGCGATCGACGCGGCCTCCAGCGAAGTCTTGGGCTCGGGGATTGACGCGGCCTGAGCCACGGCTCCAGCAGCGGGCTCCGCCTGTGGCGCGGGCACCGGCGCGGGAGGTGTCGGCTCACGCGTGGCCACCGCCCTCCCGGGAACCACCGGTCCCGGCACCGCCTCCACAGTCCCGTTCGCCACCGAGACCCAGTCCGCGACGAGCCGCCCCGGCTCGCGCGGGAGCGGCGAGTCCTTCACGACGAGCACAGGCTCCAGAACCGCCGCAGCAGCCACCGTGGCCACTGTGCCCGCGGGTGCATAGGCGGCCATCACCTGCGCCCGGTCCGGCAGGCTGTCTCGCGTCATCCAGAGCATCGCCGCGACGAATGCGCTCGCAGCGCTCACCCCCGTCAGGGCTCCCACCATCAGCCACGGCGCGCGGCTCGGCGCCGCAGGAGCGGGAGCCACAGGGAGGTTCCTCCCCTGCTGCATCAGGTGCGGCGCCATGGCCAACCCCGGCAAGGGCGCAGGCAGCGGAGCCCACGGGGCCTCCAGACGGGACGGATCCACAGGCGAAGCAGGACCCAGCTCGGGTTCCGGCTTCACCCTCAGGTGCTCTGGGACTTCACACGCCGTGCTCTCGATGTCCTGAGCGTTCTCCGCGGACGGCTCCACCGCGGGCTTCCCGCGCAGCCACTGCTCCTCTTCAGCCGCCAGCGCGAGCACGCTCTGCAGACGCTCCGCGGGCTTCTCCGTCTCAGGCGCAGGCTTCGCCTCCACCGGAAGCTGGGCGGACAGCTCCCGATCCAGATACGCATCCAGCTCCGCGTCGAGTGCCTCGTGCACATCTCCTGAGACACCGCTGCCGTGATGTTCCTTCCACGCCGCGCCTTGGACGGAGAGCGGATCCGTCCGCTCCGTTGGATTCTCGACCACGCCCCACCCCCTGGCCCAACCCGATAAAGCTGCCCAAAGCTAGGCAGTCTCACGGGCCATGCCACCCGGATGTTCACCAGCGGGCAGTGGCTCCTTCCGCTAACAGGCACTGCATCCCTAGAGCGTCGCGTGCCACGCAGCAGGACCCGCTCCCAAGGGTGTAGGCCCTTCTTCTCGCAACACGGCCGCCCATCTCGTGCCGGACTACTCCTGGGCCGCGATCCGCCGCGTGGCGAGCGGTGCCAGCCTCCGCATGGAGGCCTTGCCGACCACCACGTCCACCATCTTCCGCACCCGCGTCCAGACGCTCTCCTGCACGTAGGGCACACCATACCGCTCGCACAGGGCGCGCACCTTCGGCTGTGCCTCGCGGTACTTGAGCATCGGCAGATCCGGCCAGAGGTGATGCTCAATCTGATAGTTCAGCCACAGGTGCGCGAAGTCGTTCAGGTCCCCGCCCGTGCGGTAGTTGGCGCTCCCCACCACCTGCTGCACGAACCGGGCGCCCCGGCTCTCGGGCGGCGCGTCGAACCGGTAGAGATCTCCGCCCGTGTGGTTGGGCCCCACCACGAGGAAGGTGTGCAGGTTCGTGAGCAGATCCGCCAGCACCGAGTTGCACAGCGCGCTGAACGCCGCCCACACCCCCAGCGGCAAGAACAGCGCCGGGAGCAGCACGAAGCAGCACACCGCATAGGGCGCGTAGCACCGCGTCACCAGCTCCCACCGCTCGGCCCGGGAGAGCGAGGAGCTCTCCCGGCGGCCCTTGCGACGCCACGCACTCAGCGTCTCCGGCGCGTAATAGCTGGCCCGCCACGTCAGCGCGAGCAACCCGAGCTGCAGATAGCGAAGCACCAGCGGCCGGCGCGTGTCGCGCAGCGTGTCCTCGGCATTGCGCTCGAGCAGATCTGGATCCGCCTCCTCGCCCGTGTGTGAATGGTGGAGCACGTTGTGCTCGAAGATCCACGCGTCCGGGAGCATCCAGTCCAGCCAGTCCAGCCACCGGCGTCCTCCACGCGCAAACCCCTTGCTCGTGCGGCCTGCGGGCAGGGACGGCACCTGGTCATACCCGCGGTGTCCCACGTGGTGCATCAGCAGCCAGCGCGTGGAGCGCCCCAGGCTCAGCGCCGCCGCGCTCAGCGGGTTGGGCACCAGCCAGCACGTGGCCAGCCCCAGCAGCGTGGCCACCCGGCCCCAGCGCTCGATCTTCCGCAGGTGCTTCGCATCGGCCTCCCCCAGCGAGGCGTCCAGTTCCTCCCGCAGCGCCTTCAGCTCCCGCTGAAAGCCCTCCAGGTCCACGGTGGAGGGATCAAAGAAGCGCTCGGGCTGGGACATGCCAAGGTGTCTCGGGCAAGGGGGACAGCGCGGAGCCTACCAGCGTTTCCGCCTCGGCCCGCGCCAGAGCCTGAGTGCCGCAACCCCGCTTCGTTTGGGCCGCCCTTCTGCTATGTGCTGTTCGTGGTGAGACGCATACCCCGAGGCACACTCCCAACCGGCATCTTCCTCCTGGCCTGGGGCAGCCTGCTCGTGCAGGTGCTCCTCCACTTTGCCCCGGGGAATGCCGCCGTCACGGGCTGGAACTCCGACGCCTCCATCACGGTGCTGCAGTCGAATGATCCGGTGTTCGATGCCTTCCGGCTCTACTACTACGGGCAGGATCGCATCGGCGCGTGGCCGTGGCTGCTGGCCCAGGGCTGGCGCGCGCTGACGGGCTTCGACTGGACGCCCTGGCGCGTCTTCGCGTGGCAGGCCACCTGGGCCTGTATCGCCTGCCTCGCGCTCCGAGGGCTCCAGCAACAGGCCGGGTGGCTGCTGGCGGCCACCTTCGGCGCGCTCGCCCTGCTCTCGCCCCTCTTCCAGGTGCAGCTCTTCGCGCTCAGCCAGCCGTTTGGGTGGCAGCTCACGGCGCTCTTCCTCGCGTGGTGGGCGCTGATGCGGCTCTTGCGCCACCTGGGCGGTCCCTCCTCCGGGCCTGGGGCTGTGGCCCGCTGGGCCGCTGCCTCTGTGCTCTTCTGCACGCTGGCGTGCTGGACCTCCCCCACCTCCGGGCCGCTGCTCCTGGTAGCCATCGTGGTGGAGGGCGTTCGCGTAGGGCTTGTCAGCCCGGGGAGACGGCGCTGGGCCTTGCTGGCCGCACTCGTTCCGCTGGCGGCGGGCATCGGCTTCGAGTCCGCGACCCGCCACTTCTTCCATCGCTTCGCGAAGAAGCAGTTTGGCCATGCGTATGCCACCCAGCTGAAGGTGGACAAAGGCTTCCTCGCGGAGAACGCCCGAGCCATGTTCGGACGCCTCCTCGAGGACCCGCTGGGGGTGGTGGTACTCGTGGGGCTCGGGTTGGCGGTGGTGGCGGCGGTGTTCCTCGTGCTCCAGCTGCGCCGGCGCGCCCTGGATCCGCGCCGGCCCCAGGAGGAGCTCGCGTTCCTCACGATCGCGCTCGCGGGCGGGGCGCTCGGCAACGCCTTCATCGCCACCGTGGTGCTCCACGTGCGCATCAATGGCCATGACATCCGGTACCTGGTGCCCACGTTCGTGCTCGGCACGCTGGCCGCAGCCTCGGGGCTGAGCCTCGTCTTGCACCTCGTACCTGCACTGCGCACCCGGGCGGCGGGCCTGTCGGTGCTGGCCGCGGGAGGGCTCTTCGCCGCAAGCCACCTGCTCGTGCAGCCCCGCATTCCCGAGCCGACGCTGGAGCTGGCACAGGCCGCCGCGGACGCGGTGGTGGCCCGCGCGGGCGAGACGGTCCTGCTCGGCGGTTACTGGGACACGTACTTGCTGGGCGCGCTGGATCCCGAGCACCGCCTGCTGTCGGTCTCGGTGGACGGTGACTACCAGCGCACCCCGTTCTGGATACCCAAAGTCCGCGAGGCGCAGCACATCCTGATGGCGTTCTTCCACGGGTATCTCGGGAGCGCGGAGGCTCCCGCCCCTTGGCTGTTGCAGTACGGAGCGCCGTTCCAGCTCGAGGATCCGCGCTGGGAGGTTCACCCACCCTTCACCTTCGCCCGCTACCGGAATGCCTCCTCTCAGCAGGTCCCGATGCGCTCGGAGCCCGAGAAGACCTTCACGCCCTGCGAGCCCGGCGCCACGGTGACCTATCGCTTCGAGCAGCCCGTGGAGCGAGGCCTCCTCCTGGTGAGCACCCATGCGCCCACGAGCGGCGCCGAGGCGCGAGCCGCCGATGGAACCGAGGCCCGCGTGGAGGGAGTGCCTCACCTGTGGCTCGTGCACCTCGAGCGCGGAGCCACCCCCTGGCGTGAGGTGACGCTCCGCACCGGATCGACATCGCGCCCCGAAGACTGTTGGTACCGCAGCACCGCGCTGCTGCGCCTCGAACCCTGAGGAGCTCCCTCATCCTCGGCGGAAGAACTCCTGGTTCAACCGCTGGGCGCGCTCCTCGGCGAGTTCCACTTCCTCCGTCACGTCCCGGTAGACGGTGACCTGGCCGAACTGGCCATCCGCGAAGGCCACGGGCTTGGACATCCAGCGGACCACGCGCCGGGGAAACTGCTGGAGCTCGAAGTCCTCGCGCCCCACGTAGGGACCGTCCGCGAGGACGCGCACCCGCCGCATGAAGTCCAAGGGGTCCTGGAAGCGAGTGGCGAAGGAGCGGACGAACACATCGCGGGGCTGGCCGATCAGCTCGGCCACGGTGCGGTCCGCCAGCAGGGCCATGTACTCGTTGGCGAAGAGGATGACGCGCCGGTGATCCAGGATCATCACCGCGTCATCCAGCCCGTTGAGCGCGGCCGCCAGGACGTCCGCGCGCAGGCGCTGCATCGCATGAGCATTCCGCTCCACATGGAGCGAGTGCTGGCTCCTGCGAAGCTGGACGCGCAGTTCGAGCTCTCCGGCCACCCGGCGTGCCAGCGCCACCAGCGCATCCACCTGCTCGGCGGAGATGGACAGCGGCTGCCGGTCGAGGATGCACAGCGTCCCCAGCACTGTGCCCTCACGGGTGATGAGGGGAGCGCCCGCGTACGAGCGGAACAAGCCCTCGCGCACCAGCCGGTTGGTGCTGAAGACGGGGTGAGTGGTGGCATCGGGGACCACCAGGGGCCCGGGCTGCTCCGCCTCCACCACATGGGCGCAGAGCGCCACATCGCGCTCGGTGCCGCGGTCCTGGAGCACCTGGCCCGCGAGCCCCACGTGCGCCTTGAACCACTGCCGGTCCTCGAACACCAGGGACAGGAGCGCGATGGGCACGTTGAAGGCCTGGGCCGTCTCCTGCACGAGCCGCTGGAGCGACTCCTCGGGCGGCCCCTCATCCACGAGCTGCAGGCTGGCCAGCTTCGCCAGACGCGCCCGCTCACGAGCCAAGGCGGCGGCGGCACTCTCGGCGGGAACACCGGCCCGAAATGGCACGGGGCGGGGCGGTAGAACCGGAGCGAGAGGCCCGGGAGGCTCGCCTGGAGAAGCGGCTGTAGTAGAGGCCTCTGGCGGCGTGCGTCCGAGCACGCGATGGACGGCCCGGCGGTAGGACTCGAGGGGAATGCCCTTGGCGAGGACCTCTTGGATACCCAGCAACTCCTTCCGCTCGAGCGCCGCGTTGCGCATCTTCACGAAGGAGGAGACCACGATGATCCTGGCAAAAGGCGAGCGCTTCCGGACCTCGCGGATGAGCTCGAAGCCATCGATGCCCGCGAGCGACAGCTCGGTGATGACCACGGCGGGATCATCGCTGCGCTTGAGGAGCGTGGCCTTGGCGGCCTTGCCATCCGGAACGGAGATGGGCTCGAGGCCCAGCTCCACCAGCAAGGCATGAAACTTCGAGGAAGACGCGGTATCAGGATCGACGATCAGTCCCCAGGCCATGGGGGCCCTCCCTAATGGGCATTGTGCCGGAACTCAACCGGCTTCCTCGACAGGTGTCCCTAGCATGATTCAAGTCCCTCGACGGTGGATGTGGCTGCTGCTGGGTACAGCGCTGACAGCCTGTGCGTCCGTGCCAGTGGCCTCAAACGAGGAAGCTGAGGAGTCGGAACAAGCCGCACCCTTCGCAGAGCTTTGCGCCCAAGCGGGCAGCCTGGTGCCGATCTGCGGCGCAAGCCAGTGTGGCCTTTACCCTTGCCGGGAGGTGGTGGAGCACCTCTCCACTTCGGGTCAGGTGCTGTTGGCTCGCACCGGCGGCATGGTGCTCCCGGGCCCTGGCAGCTCAGCTCAGAGGTACTGGGGCAGCGCCGATGGCCTGCCGCTGAACTCGAATCCCGTCTTCATCATCCCTTGGGGTCCCAAGCCACCGCTCCTGCCCAGCCAGAAGAAGATGCTGGAGGAGCTGGAGGCTGAGCGGCGTAAGCCTCACGAGAAGCACCACATCTTTCCTCAGGAGCCGGATCTTAAGAGGTGGTTCACTCGGAAAGGCATCAACATTCACGAGTTCACGATGCCGTTGCTCGTGGATGTACACCGTCGCATCCACCATCCCCCACCTCCGGGTGGGGCGTGGAACGAAGCGTGGCGGCAGTACAAGGACAGCCACGACAATGCTCCCAAGGAAGAGATTTACCGGTATGCAGGGCAGCTCATCTATGAGTTCGAGTTGGTCGGCCCAATCGTCCCCTATTACCGGCAGTGGACGCAGCCACCACCGATCGGCGGGTGATGAAGTCCATGCGCTACTACTTCGTGGATTACTCCCGGGCTCCACAGTACTCGGGAACCTTTAGCGCTTCACACAAGTGGGGATTGCCGGGTATCCACTGCCCTCTGTGCGATGCGACTTGGTCCACCGGGTCGAATGCTTACCCTTCGGTGGACCTCTCTCACGTGCCGGATCAAACGAAGTACTCGGCACGGCTGGAAGAGGACTATGCCGAGTTCGAGCGGCTGCGCGAGCAGGTGCGCTCGCTGGTGCCACCTGGTGTACCGCTGTGGCCGGGAACAGAATTCGGACCTCTTGAAGGATCAGCCCGAGGTGAGTTCGGCCCTCTCTACATGTACTTCTCGTACGCCATGTTGCTGCGGGGCGAGACACTCCGACACCTGCAGGCCGAAGCTGTCCAAGGCCTCAAGGGATGCCGCACGAAGGTGGCCTTCCGCAAGAAGGACCCGCCCGAGTTGCTGGAACTTGAGCTGTTGCCTCGAGGCCATTTGCATCCGGACTGCTTGCCCGCAGATCGTGAGCCTCCGTGCCCAAAGTGTGGTCGCAGAGGGTGGAAACGCCCGGATGATCTCATCCTCAGCGCCGCGTCTCTCCCCCAGGACCTGGACGTATTCCGGCTGGAGGACTTCCTAACGACGATCATCGCCTCCGAGCGCTTCGTCGAGACCGCACGGCGCCTCGGCTACGAGCAGGACATCGTCTTCCGCGAGCTTCCCACCCGATAGAAAGGAGCACCGTGGCCACAACCCAGGCCACGGTGCTCAAAACCACCGCTACCAGCGGTCCTTGTCCGTCTTCGGCGCCAGCGGGAACGCCGGCGCGGAGATGCCGTTCACGCTCAAGCCTCCATGCATGAACGTGGGCGTGCCCTGCAGGAAGCCCGCCGGGAAGTTCAGCGCTGGCTTCGACACCTCATCCAGCGCCGCTACCTGCTGCGGCGTCAGCTTCAGCTCCAGCGCCCCCAGGTTGTTGTCCAGCTGCTCCAGCGTCCGCGCCCCGATGATCGTCGAGCTCACCCCCGGCCGGCTCTGCACCCACGCCAGCGCCACCCGCGCCACCGTGCTCTCCTGCTCCTTCGCCACCTTCTGCAGCACGTCGATGATGCTGTAGGCCTTCTCGCCCAGGTTGCCGTCCACCCACTGGCCGCGATCCGCCTTCACCTTGCCCGCGTTCTCCCGCGTGTACTTGCCGCTCAGCACCCCGCTCTTCAGCGGCGACCACGGCGTCACCCCCAGCCCCAGCTCGCGCGCCATCGGGATCAGCTCGCCCTCCACCGTGCGCTCGATCAGCGAGTACTCGATCTGCAATGCAATCAGCGGCGACCAGCCCTTGAACTGCGCCAGCAACTGCGCCTGCGCCACCTTCCACGCCGGCGTGTCCGAAAACCCGATGTACCGGACCTTCCCCGCCCGCACCAGGTCATCCAACGCCCGCATCGTCTCCTCGATGGGCGTGTGCCGATCCAGGCAGTGCATCCAGTACAGGTCGATGTAGTCCGTCTGCAG
Protein-coding regions in this window:
- a CDS encoding peptidylprolyl isomerase → MPSALRSLLLLTLPLVACERAPAPGRAEVDVRHTREEAGTPVARWQGDMLTAEALEQRFLEMSPALRERYQTPEAKREYVESVARFELLAREALERGLQNDPEVLASFKRALVSRLTRQQLEKADVTVTDAEVAEAYAKERDSFSRPAQVRLSHVFLAAPRGDAARVATVRARAEALMKQIRALPPADFKSFGQVAREQSEEPRTQPLDGDMRFLSDEALARAYGPEVLAAARELKESGDVVGPVQTEQGFHLLKLNGRLPAVDLSLEEVREQLTQRLRGLKQNRAWADFLEGLERRQGLSVDAAALARVPVDMSAPMRAPLGPLPGTVPAPYASEGEMP
- a CDS encoding alpha/beta fold hydrolase, with the translated sequence MADLFSRAVSRNGEGLLTLPFKPDELYRVPTDDGAAIALGRYHARGQRRYAEPVILCHGLGANRFHMDFDERYSLARYLARAGFETWVMELRGRGLAGPASDFTFDDQAEHDVRAAIRTVVSTGPKQVLWVGHSKGGLTLYGHLARNPQAPVRAAATLGAPFTFAVQPGLRIFMSKIEPLLRLRSIPTRRITGIAVLGAPPGPMTRYMMLADNMEPDVVRKAMANVPADIAGGVVRQFARWITTHSFTSYDGSFDYQVPLSEVRTPFLLLAGSRDLLAPPLAVARAKEHLGGPVKLVVAGRAHGFAEDYGHADLVLGRRAPDEIFPLVETFLSANATRA
- the pdxA gene encoding 4-hydroxythreonine-4-phosphate dehydrogenase PdxA — its product is MGISLGDVSGIGPEVTAAALALPRVRRELVPVVFGDGPTLARFPIFKKYARATPETLSRATGPTVCEVSTLAEKDRRPGKPSAAGGRAQYTYVTAAIEAARAGHVDALCTAPVSKEQISRAGIPFMGHTEVLAEAFGVEVLMLMDGPRVRIALATNHVPVSALPQLLTVEKLTEQLVLLSRELKPVVGRRPRIAVLGLNPHAGEGGLLGREEVEIISPAIQQARKARVDAHGPIPADGLFARPDDIPYDAVLAMYHDQGLIPAKALDFERTVNVTLGLPVPRTSPDHGTAYSLAGTGKASRVPMVEALLKAALLARARLRR
- a CDS encoding peptidyl-prolyl cis-trans isomerase, with the translated sequence MRPFPTRTSPLLLVTLALGTLGAVGCNKPPEAEPDANVVATVNGEGVRRADFEQELTRELSSSEGPELTPEEVEPFKRALLDSIVKRLLLLQEAKQHNITVTPEEVDRQMLRLTGDYPTDSFSDALAQGQLSLAELRARESQRLIIEKLFANHVYARVAVTEEELRAYFTAHEAEFQEPEEVHAAQLVVKGLDEAKRVQALLKSGKKFADLARRYSLSADAKVGGDLGFFPRGQMPKAFDDVVFNMRPGQVSDVVSTEYGFHLFKVIEFKPGRKRDLAEVRGQIEARIVMLKQSEAQEAFEKELQEKAKIWVNEAALQTIRGKPVPQAPAAE
- a CDS encoding peptidylprolyl isomerase, which produces MKTWLGVIAVAVLVVAGAARAELVDKVAAVVNRDIIALSEVQQRASPELARLTERDPRKRTEQRNQVMKLALDQLIAEKLVEAEVKELGLTSSASEIDEAMADVQRQNSITDPAQFEQLLAREGYTLKTYKEFLGKQIARGKLMQLKVSSKIKVSEEDLKAAYAQYAKNEGEDVEVHARHILVSVDPKATPEEVEAARKKALTIMEEARRPGMDFSSLAKARSEGPSKEDGGDLGFFRRGVMVPAFEKAAFSLKEGEVSEPIRTNFGWHVLKVEERRAVGVADYEELRPKLEMQLRQQKTEKFVDQYVQELKKKAVIEVKL
- a CDS encoding AgmX/PglI C-terminal domain-containing protein, which codes for MVENPTERTDPLSVQGAAWKEHHGSGVSGDVHEALDAELDAYLDRELSAQLPVEAKPAPETEKPAERLQSVLALAAEEEQWLRGKPAVEPSAENAQDIESTACEVPEHLRVKPEPELGPASPVDPSRLEAPWAPLPAPLPGLAMAPHLMQQGRNLPVAPAPAAPSRAPWLMVGALTGVSAASAFVAAMLWMTRDSLPDRAQVMAAYAPAGTVATVAAAAVLEPVLVVKDSPLPREPGRLVADWVSVANGTVEAVPGPVVPGRAVATREPTPPAPVPAPQAEPAAGAVAQAASIPEPKTSLEAASIAHAVPVPVPGAVVPGDKAGASVSRSPGPVGTSVKAEALPSREKVQARRAPAVEARRQLEDPSLEDAEEEELPVLQPPQETRAPVVAKAEPPPAPQSEADDGSEFDEEFARKLGFTKDAIQKKPESTRVKSVWVPPDPDANLPETLAPDDIQQVVIANQPAISSCIQRHKEAIPGLSGGKFMVRWFILPSGSTQQATMETKALKGTALATCVEDVVRGWKFPKHRTQMGAIRFPFIF